A genomic window from Mobula hypostoma chromosome X1, sMobHyp1.1, whole genome shotgun sequence includes:
- the inpp1 gene encoding inositol polyphosphate 1-phosphatase: MADLLTALICASEKSANIARACKREDALFQLLIEEKKGPEKNKKFVQDFKTLADVIIQEVIKHDIGKKFPELAFHIAGEESNHFENGLGETIIVKVCKTEQETAELISKVLDGNLKAANLLAKCIHEDVHIAGPVLGKLNIDIPMDTIGIWVDPIDSTNQYIKGQLEEKFKSGIHPYGLKSAAVLIGVFDRNSGQPIMGVINVPFNEADPNLRWKGKYYWGISYNDINIHSIPKQLPADYNQLSIVMSSSEKDSIKKALTPLCGERIYYASGAGYKILCTILGLADAYVITTDTTFKWDTCGPHAILKSLGGGIVNLAKVLVEVKERGPGAIPELQYKMPDEGAKETEKWANRGGLVAYRSQQHLEAIINALLV, from the exons ATGGCTGATCTCCTAACTGCCTTGATCTGTGCATCTGAGAAATCTGCAAATATAGCTCGGGCTTGTAAACGAGAAGACGCACTCTTCCAGCTTCTGATCGAAGAGAAGAAAGGGCCAGAGAAAAACAAGAAGTTTGTGCAAGACTTCAAGACTCTGGCAGATGTCATCATTCAGGAAGTGATTAAGCATGACATTGGGAAAAAG TTTCCAGAGCTTGCATTTCACATCGCTGGAGAGGAATCCAATCATTTTGAAAATGGCTTGG GTGAAACCATTATTGTGAAAGTCTGCAAGACagagcaagaaactgcagaattgATAAGTAAAGTGCTAGATGGGAATCTGAAAGCTGCTAACCTTCTGGCCAAGTGCATTCATGAAGATGTACACATCGCTGGTCCAGTCTTGGGAAAACTAAATATTGACATTCCTATGGATACCATAGGGATATGGGTTGATCCTATTG ATTCAACCAATCAGTACATCAAAGGGCAGCTTGAAGAGAAGTTCAAATCTGGCATCCACCCATATGGTCTGAAATCTGCTGCCGTACTTATTGGAGTCTTCGACAGAAACTCAGGGCAGCCAATCATGGGAGTCATTAATGtcccatttaatgaagctgaccCCAATTTAAG aTGGAAGGGGAAATATTACTGGGGCATTTCCTACAATGATATCAATATCCACTCCATTCCAAAGCAGCTTCCTGCAGATTACAATCAACTTTCAATAGTCATGAGCTCAAGTGAGAAGGATAGCATCAAGAAAGCATTAACTCCTCTCTGTGGTGAAAGAATATACTATGCTTCAGGAGCAGGATACAAGATCTTGTGTACTATCCTTGGCTTGGCAGATGCTTATGTCATCACAACAGACACTACCTTTAAATGGGATACCTGTGGCCCTCATGCCATCTTGAAATCCTTAGGAGGGGGCATTGTAAACCTTGCCAAAGTTCTGGTTGAAGTGAAGGAGAGGGGCCCTGGTGCTATTCCAGAACTCCAATACAAGATGCCTGATGAAGGGGCAAAAGAAACCGAGAAATGGGCCAACAGAGGAGGCCTTGTGGCTTACAGGTCTCAACAGCACCTAGAGGCCATTATTAATGCACTCTTGGTTTAA